Proteins from one Ficedula albicollis isolate OC2 chromosome 21, FicAlb1.5, whole genome shotgun sequence genomic window:
- the SPSB1 gene encoding SPRY domain-containing SOCS box protein 1, whose amino-acid sequence MGQKVTGGIKTVDMRDPVYRPLKQELQGLDYSKPTRLELLLDMPPAPYEVQLLHSWNNEDRSLNVFVKEDDRLLFHRHPVAQSTDAIRGKVGYTRGLHVWQITWAARQRGTHAVVGVATAQAPLHSVGYTTLVGNNHESWGWDLGRNRLYHDGKNQPSKTYPAFLEPDETFVVPDSFLVVLDMDDGTLSFVVDGQYMGVAFRGLKGKKLYPVVSAVWGHCEIRMCYLNGLDPEPLPLMDLCRRAVRLALGKDRLAEIPTLPLPASLKSYLLYQ is encoded by the exons ATGGGTCAGAAGGTCACGGGCGGGATCAAGACGGTGGACATGAGGGACCCCGTGTACAGGCCCctgaagcaggagctgcaggggctggacTACAGCAAGCCCACgcggctggagctgctgctggacatgCCGCCCGCGCCCTACgaggtgcagctgctgcactcGTGGAACAACGAGGACCGCTCGCTGAACGTGTTCGTCAAGGAGGACGACCGGCTGCTGTTCCACCGGCACCCGGTGGCGCAGAGCACCGACGCCATCCGCGGCAAGGTGGGCTACACGCGGGGGCTGCACGTCTGGCAGATCACCTGGGCCGCGCGCCAGCGGGGCACCCACGCCGTGGTGGGGGTGGCCACCGCCCAGGCGCCCCTGCACTCGGTGGGCTACACCACCCTGGTGGGCAACAACCACGagtcctggggctgggaccTGGGCCGCAACAGGCTCTACCACGACGGCAAGAACCAGCCCAGCAAGACCTACCCCGCCTTCCTGGAGCCCGACGAGACGTTCGTGGTGCCCGACTCGTTCCTGGTGGTGCTGGACATGGACGACGGCACGCTGAGCTTCGTGGTGGACGGGCAGTACATGGGCGTCGCCTTCCGGGGGCTCAAGGGCAAGAAGCTGTACCCGGTGGTGAGCGCCGTGTGGGGGCACTGCGAGATCCGCATGTGCTACCTGAACGGGCTGGACC ctgagcccctgccccTGATGGACCTGTGCCGGCGCGCTGTCAGGCTGGCCCTGGGCAAGGACAGGCTGGCTGAGATCCCCACgctgcccctgccagcctccCTCAAGAGTTACCTGCTCTACCAGTga